A portion of the Bombus pascuorum chromosome 8, iyBomPasc1.1, whole genome shotgun sequence genome contains these proteins:
- the LOC132909431 gene encoding cell adhesion molecule Dscam2 isoform X21, with amino-acid sequence MWRDPPGGGCNIPTYLTTMLLLALLALTNVACAEDESMGPVFVKEPPNRVDFSNGTGAVVECQARGNPQPDIIWVRADGSAVGDVPGLRQVLPNGNLVFPPFRAEDYRQEVHAQVYSCLARSPAGSVHSRDVNVRAVVQQFYETRVIDEFVLRGNTATLKCLVPSFVADFVDVIEWLAVEDGSTYSANSQEEKDGKYLVLPSGELHIRDVGPEDGYKTYQCRTKHRLTGETRLSATKGRLVITEPVQSKAPSVSGDAKRWQKTKTSSGFAVQCQAQGHPVPAFRWYKFIEGSSRRQPVQLNERVRQVSGTLIIREARVEDSGKYLCIVNNSVGGESVETVLTVTAPLAAEIEPNTQTIDFGRPATFTCNVRGNPIKTISWLKDGKPLGLEEPVLRIDSVKKEDKGMYQCFVRNDQESAQATAELKLGGRFEPPQIRQAFAEETLQPGPSMFLKCVASGNPTPEITWELDGKRLSNTERLQVGQYVTVNGDVVSHLNISSIHTNDGGLYKCIAASKVGSAEHSARLNVYGLPFIRHMDKKAIVAGETLRVTCPVAGYPIESIVWERDTRVLPINRKQKVFPNGTLIIENVERMSDQATYTCVARNAQGYSARGTLEVQVMVGPQLAPFTFGDEAANAGDMATVQCAVIKGDLPVKIVWSLNGRSIDVGRVSGDHSYDIPDIVVTRSSKRISTLTIDSVAARHAGDYSCTAINAAGSATHTSVLSVNVPPRWILEPTDKAFAQGSDARVECKADGFPKPQVTWKKAAGDTPGDYTDLKLSNPDISVEDGTLSINNIQKTNEGYYLCEAVNGIGAGLSAVIFISVQAPPHFEIKLKNQTARRGEPAVLQCEAQGEKPIGILWNMNNKRLDPKSDSRYTIREEILANGVLSDLSIKRTERSDSALFTCVATNAFGSDDTSINMIVQEVPEVPYGLKVLDKSGRSVQLSWAAPYDGNSPIKRYVIEYKISKGSWETDIDRVLVPGSQQNVAGVFNLRPATTYHLRIVAENEIGASDPSDTVTIITAEEAPSGPPTSVRVDALDQHTLKVTWKPPPREDWNGEILGYYVGYKLSSSSDYIYETVDFSKEDGKEHHLQIMNLKTYTQYSVVVQAFNKVGSGPMSEERRQHTAEGVPEQPPHDTTCTTLTSQTIRVSWMSPPLSAANGVITGYKVIYGPSDTWYDENTKDTKITSSSETILHGLKKYTNYTMQVLAFTSGGDGVKSAPIHCQTEQDAPEAPIAIKALVMSAESILVSWRPPSQPNGVITQYIVYTKADNAEEPTSQKVPPNQLTHEASGLDKQRRYDFWVTASTNIGEGEASKIVALAPSVRVPAKIASFDDKFTATYKEDVKLPCLAVGVPAPEVTWKVRGAVLQSSDRLRQLPEGSLFIKEVDRTDAGEYSCYVENSFGHDTVTHQLIVHAPPHSPQVTLTATTTNSLTMKLRPHPADNAPIHGYTIHYKPEFGDWETAQISSTAQKYTLENLWCGSRYQIYVTAYNGIGTGDPSDMLNTRTKGSKPIIPEAARFIEVSTNSITLHLSAWSDGGCPMLYFVVEHKKKHQQEWNQVSNNVKPGGNFVVLDLDPASWYHLRVTAHNNAGFAVAEYEFATLTVTGGTIAPPVRNSGNDNTDVRRYFPWLPSWLDVNVVVPVGATVIVIIVGIVVICVALSRRTRGPEQTRLRGISSADEKYYEGQYDVVYQQTGVGGATLDKRRPDLRDELGYIAPPNRKLPPVPGSNYNTCDRIKRGTVISGTGSIRSHSTWDPRRHMYEELNHCAPNRRCPPPPRMGSAEALSHRGMEDEICPYATFHLLGFREEMDPSKAMQFQTFPHPGNGHSGTMGPPVGHPTNASAHSRSGSQSMPRQNGRYSRVPSQGGGSGTHNVFSPEYDDPANCAPEEDQYGSQYGQYGAPYDHYGSRGSVGRRSVGSARNIPVSGSPEPPPPPPRNHDQNNSSFNDSKESNEISEAECDRDQLVNRNYGVNARGKDGMTTEEMRKLIERNEAPSRQTGAGHGGHGGLLTPYDTVAV; translated from the exons ATGGAAAATACCTGGTACTGCCTTCTGGAGAACTTCACATTCGCGATGTCGGACCCGAAGACGGATACAAGACCTATCAATGCCGCACCAAGCATAGACTCACCGGAGAAACAAGATTATCTGCCACCAAGGGACGTCTCGTCATTACCG AACCGGTGCAAAGCAAGGCACCATCCGTAAGCGGAGACGCAAAACGATGGCAGAAGACCAAAACCTCATCGGGATTCGCGGTGCAGTGCCAAGCGCAGGGTCACCCGGTACCAGCGTTCAG ATGGTACAAGTTCATCGAAGGCTCCTCTCGTCGTCAACCTGTCCAACTCAATGAGCGCGTTCGTCAAGTTAGCGGAACACTGATCATTCGTGAGGCTCGTGTCGAAGATTCTGGCAAATATCTGTGCATCGTGAACAACTCCGTCGGCGGTGAAAGCGTGGAGACCGTGTTGACTGTAACAGCACCATTGGCAGCGGAAATCGAACCTAACACACAGACTATCGACTTTGGAAGACCAGCTACTTTCACGTGCAACGTCAGAGGAAATCCGATCAAGACTATCTCCTGGCTGAAGGATGGCAAACCCCTTGGACTGGAAGAACCCGTGCTCAGAATCGACAGCGTCAAGAAGGAGGATAAGGGAATGTACCAATGTTTTGTTAGAAACGATCAAGAAAGCGCTCAGGCAACCGCTGAACTGAAACTTGGTGGACGAT TCGAACCCCCGCAGATTCGCCAGGCCTTCGCCGAGGAGACTCTTCAACCTGGACCCAGCATGTTCCTCAAGTGTGTCGCCAGCGGAAACCCAACTCCTGAGATCACCTGGGAACTCGATGGCAAACGGCTATCCAACACTGAGAGGCTTCAAGTAGGACAATACGTTACGGTGAACGGCGACGTGGTTTCTCATTTGAACATCTCCAGCATTCATACAAACGACGGTGGACTCTACAAATGCATTGCCGCTTCAAAG GTTGGATCCGCTGAACATTCTGCGCGTCTTAATGTCTATGGTCTGCCCTTCATTCGTCACATGGACAAAAAGGCTATCGTTGCTGGTGAAACTCTTCGCGTGACCTGTCCAGTAGCCGGATATCCGATCGAAAGCATCGTATGGGAGAGAGACACCAGAGTTTTGCCGATCAACAGGAAACAGAAGGTCTTCCCTAATGGCACGCTTATCATTGAGAACGTCGAGAGAATGAGCGATCAGGCTACTTACACCTGTGTTGCACGCAACGCTCAAGGCTACAGCGCAAGGGGAACATTGGAAGTTCAAGTTATGG TAGGACCGCAGTTAGCGCCGTTCACGTTCGGTGACGAGGCTGCCAACGCGGGAGATATGGCCACCGTTCAGTGCGCCGTGATCAAAGGCGATTTGCCGGTGAAGATCGTGTGGTCACTGAACGGTAGGTCTATCGATGTCGGACGCGTGTCCGGTGACCACAGTTACGACATTCCTGACATCGTCGTGACCAGAAGTAGTAAACGGATCAGCACCCTGACGATAGACTCGGTAGCCGCAAGACATGCGGGCGACTACTCGTGCACCGCGATCAACGCAGCCGGATCCGCTACGCACACGTCGGTTCTGTCAGTGAACG TACCTCCCCGCTGGATTCTGGAACCCACCGATAAGGCATTTGCTCAAGGCTCTGATGCACGTGTTGAATGTAAAGCTGATGGTTTCCCCAAGCCCCAAGTCACATGGAAGAAAGCTGCTG gAGATACACCGGGCGATTATACCGACTTGAAACTGAGCAACCCAGATATCAGCGTTGAGGATGGAACTCTgtcaattaataatattcagaaGACGAACGAAGGCTACTATCTGTGCGAGGCTGTAAATGGAATTGGCGCAGGACTTTCGGCTGTTATCTTCATCTCCGTTCAGG CACCACCCCACTTTGAGATCAAACTGAAGAACCAGACAGCACGACGTGGAGAACCTGCTGTACTGCAATGCGAGGCTCAAGGCGAAAAACCAATTGGTATTTTATGGAACATGAACAACAAGAGACTGGACCCGAAGAGCGATTCTCGTTACACCATCCGCGAAGAGATTTTGGCTAACGGTGTACTGTCTGATCTGAGCATCAAGAGAACTGAGAGAAGCGACTCTGCCCTTTTCACCTGCGTTGCCACCAATGCCTTTGGAAGCGATGACACCAGCATCAACATGATTGTACAAG AGGTTCCTGAAGTACCATACGGCTTGAAGGTATTAGACAAATCCGGACGATCGGTTCAATTATCCTGGGCAGCACCATACGACGGAAACAGCCCCATAAAACGCTATGTCATTGAATACAAAATCAGCAAAGGCTCTTGGGAAACTGACATTGACAGAGTACTGGTACCCGGATCGCAACAGAACGTAGCTGGCGTTTTCAACCTGAGACCTGCCACCACATATCACCTGAGAATTGTTGCTGAGAATGAAATTGGTGCATCCGACCCGTCTGATACTGTTACAATTATCACTGCCGAAGAAGCTCCTAGCGGACCACCAACCTCTGTTCGCGTTGACGCTCTTGACCAGCACACTCTTAAG GTAACATGGAAACCACCCCCACGCGAAGACTGGAACGGTGAGATTCTTGGATACTACGTTGGCTACAAACTCTCTTCCTCCTCTGACTACATTTACGAAACCGTTGACTTCTCGAAGGAAGATGGAAAGGAACACCACTTGCAAATCATGAATCTGAAGACCTATACTCAATACAGCGTTGTTGTTCAAGCGTTTAACAAAGTTGGATCGGGACCAATGAGCGAGGAACGAAGACAACACACCGCCGAAGGAGTACCTGAACAACCCCCTCATGACACTACTTGCACCACCTTGACTTCCCAGACTATCAGAGTTTCCTGGATGTCACCGCCTCTTAGCGCCGCCAATGGAGTCATCACCGGATACAAG GTTATTTACGGACCATCTGACACCTGGTACGATGAGAACACCAAGGACACCAAGATCACCTCCTCCAGCGAGACCATCTTACACGGACTGAAGAAATACACCAACTACACTATGCAGGTTCTGGCTTTTACTTCTGGCGGCGATGGAGTTAAATCTGCACCTATTCACTGCCAAACGGAACAAGACG CTCCTGAAGCACCTATCGCGATCAAGGCTCTGGTTATGTCAGCTGAATCGATTCTTGTCTCGTGGCGCCCACCAAGCCAACCGAATGGAGTTATCACCCAGTATATCGTTTACACCAAGGCAGACAACGCAGAGGAACCAACTAGCCAGAAAGTACCACCGAATCAACTGACTCACGAGGCATCTGGATTGGACAAACAACGTAGATATGACTTCTGGGTAACTGCTAGTACCAACATTGGCGAAGGAGAGGCTTCAAAGATCGTGGCATTGGCACCAAGCGTTCGAG TACCGGCAAAGATCGCATCGTTTGACGACAAATTCACTGCTACCTACAAGGAAGATGTTAAATTACCCTGCCTGGCTGTCGGAGTACCTGCACCGGAAGTTACATGGAAAGTACGTGGCGCCGTTCTTCAATCTAGCGACAGACTGCGACAACTGCCCGAGGGATCTCTGTTCATCAAGGAAGTCGATCGCACCGATGCTGGAGAATACTCTTGTTATGTTGAGAACTCGTTTGGCCATGATACCGTTACTCACCAACTGATCGTTCACG CTCCCCCACACTCACCGCAAGTTACTCTTACTGCTACGACCACCAACTCGTTGACGATGAAACTGAGACCTCACCCTGCCGATAATGCTCCGATCCATGGATACACGATTCACTACAAACCAGAATTCGGCGATTGGGAAACTGCACAAATTAGCTCTACTGCTCAGAAATATACTCTTGAAAATCTGTGGTGTGGCTCAAGATACCAGATTTACGTTACTGCATATAACGG AATTGGAACCGGCGATCCTTCTGACATGCTCAACACACGTACCAAGGGCTCGAAACCGATTATTCCTGAAGCGGCTAGATTCATCGAAGTTTCCACGAATAGCATCACCCTTCATCTGAGCGCCTGGTCCGACGGTGGCTGCCCAATGCTCTACTTCGTCGTCGAACATAAGAAGAA GCACCAACAGGAATGGAATCAAGTCTCGAACAATGTGAAACCCGGTGGAAACTTTGTCGTTTTGGATTTGGACCCTGCTAGCTGGTATCACTTGCGCGTTACTGCTCACAATAATGCTGGTTTCGCTGTAGCCGAGTATGAATTCGCGACACTGACCGTAACCGGAG GTACGATCGCACCCCCTGTACGCAATAGTGGCAACGACAACACGGATGTCAGGCGTTATTTCCCCTGGTTACCTAGCTGGCTCGACGTGAACGTTGTGGTACCGGTGGGAGCTACGGTTATTGTGATTATTGTAGGCATAGTTGTGATTTGCGTCGCGCTGTCTAGGAGAACTCGAGGTCCGGAACAAACACGGCTGCGAGGTATCTCATCAGCCGACGAGAAATATTACGAAGGACAAT ACGATGTGGTATATCAGCAAACTGGAGTTGGCGGAGCTACCCTTGACAAACGCAGGCCCGATCTTCGTGACGAACTTGGATATATCGCCCCACCGAATCGCAAACTGCCCCCTGTTCCTGGCTCAAATTATAACACCTGCGATCGCATCAAGCGAGGTACAGTGATAA GTGGAACAGGCTCGATAAGAAGCCACTCGACGTGGGATCCCAGACGACATATGTACGAAGAATTGAATCATTGCGCACCGAATCGAAGATGTCCACCACCACCCCGTATGGGCAGTGCCGAAGCTCTCTCCCACAGAG GCATGGAGGATGAGATCTGCCCGTATGCTACCTTCCACCTTCTTGGATTCCGCGAAGAAATGGACCCCAGCAAGGCTATGCAATTCCAGACCTTCCCTCACCCTGGCAATGGACACTCTGGTACCATGGGACCACCTGTTGGACATCCTACTAACGCTTCTGCTCACAGCCGCTCTGGATCTCAGTCTATG ccACGTCAAAATGGTCGTTACTCTCGAGTTCCATCCCAAGGAGGTGGCAGCGGAACCCATAACGTCTTCTCTCCTGAATACGATGACCCGGCAAATTGCGCTCCTGAAGAAGATCAATATGGCTCTCAATACGGACAATACGGCGCTCCCTATGATCATTATGGATCTCGTGGCTCTGTTGGACGTCGCAGTGTAGGATCAGCCCGCAATATTCCCGTTTCTGGATCACCCGAACCACCCCCACCACCACCAAGGAACCACGACCAGAACAACTCCAGTTTCAACGACAGCAAAGAAAGCAACGAGATCAGCGAAGCAGAGTGTGATCGCGACCAACTTGTGAACCGCAACTACGGCG tGAATGCTCGCGGCAAGGACGGCATGACCACCGAGGAGATGCGTAAACTCATAGAGAG AAACGAAGCCCCCAGCCGGCAAACCGGCGCCGGCCACGGCGGTCACGGGGGACTCCTCACACCCTACGATACTGTGGCAGTGTAA
- the LOC132909431 gene encoding cell adhesion molecule Dscam2 isoform X9 — translation MWRDPPGGGCNIPTYLTTMLLLALLALTNVACAEDESMGPVFVKEPPNRVDFSNGTGAVVECQARGNPQPDIIWVRADGSAVGDVPGLRQVLPNGNLVFPPFRAEDYRQEVHAQVYSCLARSPAGSVHSRDVNVRAVVQQFYETRVIDEFVLRGNTATLKCLVPSFVADFVDVIEWLAVEDGSTYSANSQEEKDGKYLVLPSGELHIRDVGPEDGYKTYQCRTKHRLTGETRLSATKGRLVITEPVGSKAPAFQSDAKSVTYVRAAKSSVALTCSAQASPPPTHRWYKFIEGSSRRQPVQLNERVRQVSGTLIIREARVEDSGKYLCIVNNSVGGESVETVLTVTAPLAAEIEPNTQTIDFGRPATFTCNVRGNPIKTISWLKDGKPLGLEEPVLRIDSVKKEDKGMYQCFVRNDQESAQATAELKLGGRFEPPQIRQAFAEETLQPGPSMFLKCVASGNPTPEITWELDGKRLSNTERLQVGQYVTVNGDVVSHLNISSIHTNDGGLYKCIAASKVGSAEHSARLNVYGLPFIRHMDKKAIVAGETLRVTCPVAGYPIESIVWERDTRVLPINRKQKVFPNGTLIIENVERMSDQATYTCVARNAQGYSARGTLEVQVMVGPQLAPFTFGDEAANAGDMATVQCAVIKGDLPVKIVWSLNGRSIDVGRVSGDHSYDIPDIVVTRSSKRISTLTIDSVAARHAGDYSCTAINAAGSATHTSVLSVNVPPRWILEPTDKAFAQGSDARVECKADGFPKPQVTWKKAAGDTPGDYTDLKLSNPDISVEDGTLSINNIQKTNEGYYLCEAVNGIGAGLSAVIFISVQAPPHFEIKLKNQTARRGEPAVLQCEAQGEKPIGILWNMNNKRLDPKSDSRYTIREEILANGVLSDLSIKRTERSDSALFTCVATNAFGSDDTSINMIVQEVPEVPYGLKVLDKSGRSVQLSWAAPYDGNSPIKRYVIEYKISKGSWETDIDRVLVPGSQQNVAGVFNLRPATTYHLRIVAENEIGASDPSDTVTIITAEEAPSGPPTSVRVDALDQHTLKVTWKPPPREDWNGEILGYYVGYKLSSSSDYIYETVDFSKEDGKEHHLQIMNLKTYTQYSVVVQAFNKVGSGPMSEERRQHTAEGVPEQPPHDTTCTTLTSQTIRVSWMSPPLSAANGVITGYKVIYGPSDTWYDENTKDTKITSSSETILHGLKKYTNYTMQVLAFTSGGDGVKSAPIHCQTEQDAPEAPIAIKALVMSAESILVSWRPPSQPNGVITQYIVYTKADNAEEPTSQKVPPNQLTHEASGLDKQRRYDFWVTASTNIGEGEASKIVALAPSVRVPAKIASFDDKFTATYKEDVKLPCLAVGVPAPEVTWKVRGAVLQSSDRLRQLPEGSLFIKEVDRTDAGEYSCYVENSFGHDTVTHQLIVHAPPHSPQVTLTATTTNSLTMKLRPHPADNAPIHGYTIHYKPEFGDWETAQISSTAQKYTLENLWCGSRYQIYVTAYNGIGTGDPSDMLNTRTKGSKPIIPEAARFIEVSTNSITLHLSAWSDGGCPMLYFVVEHKKKHQQEWNQVSNNVKPGGNFVVLDLDPASWYHLRVTAHNNAGFAVAEYEFATLTVTGGTIAPPVRNSGNDNTDVRRYFPWLPSWLDVNVVVPVGATVIVIIVGIVVICVALSRRTRGPEQTRLRGISSADEKYYEGQYDVVYQQTGVGGATLDKRRPDLRDELGYIAPPNRKLPPVPGSNYNTCDRIKRGTVISGTGSIRSHSTWDPRRHMYEELNHCAPNRRCPPPPRMGSAEALSHRGMEDEICPYATFHLLGFREEMDPSKAMQFQTFPHPGNGHSGTMGPPVGHPTNASAHSRSGSQSMPRQNGRYSRVPSQGGGSGTHNVFSPEYDDPANCAPEEDQYGSQYGQYGAPYDHYGSRGSVGRRSVGSARNIPVSGSPEPPPPPPRNHDQNNSSFNDSKESNEISEAECDRDQLVNRNYGVNARGKDGMTTEEMRKLIERNEAPSRQTGAGHGGHGGLLTPYDTVAV, via the exons ATGGAAAATACCTGGTACTGCCTTCTGGAGAACTTCACATTCGCGATGTCGGACCCGAAGACGGATACAAGACCTATCAATGCCGCACCAAGCATAGACTCACCGGAGAAACAAGATTATCTGCCACCAAGGGACGTCTCGTCATTACCG AGCCCGTGGGATCCAAGGCGCCAGCCTTTCAGAGCGACGCGAAAAGCGTCACCTATGTCAGAGCCGCGAAATCCTCGGTCGCGCTCACGTGTTCCGCTCAGGCTTCGCCACCTCCGACTCACAG ATGGTACAAGTTCATCGAAGGCTCCTCTCGTCGTCAACCTGTCCAACTCAATGAGCGCGTTCGTCAAGTTAGCGGAACACTGATCATTCGTGAGGCTCGTGTCGAAGATTCTGGCAAATATCTGTGCATCGTGAACAACTCCGTCGGCGGTGAAAGCGTGGAGACCGTGTTGACTGTAACAGCACCATTGGCAGCGGAAATCGAACCTAACACACAGACTATCGACTTTGGAAGACCAGCTACTTTCACGTGCAACGTCAGAGGAAATCCGATCAAGACTATCTCCTGGCTGAAGGATGGCAAACCCCTTGGACTGGAAGAACCCGTGCTCAGAATCGACAGCGTCAAGAAGGAGGATAAGGGAATGTACCAATGTTTTGTTAGAAACGATCAAGAAAGCGCTCAGGCAACCGCTGAACTGAAACTTGGTGGACGAT TCGAACCCCCGCAGATTCGCCAGGCCTTCGCCGAGGAGACTCTTCAACCTGGACCCAGCATGTTCCTCAAGTGTGTCGCCAGCGGAAACCCAACTCCTGAGATCACCTGGGAACTCGATGGCAAACGGCTATCCAACACTGAGAGGCTTCAAGTAGGACAATACGTTACGGTGAACGGCGACGTGGTTTCTCATTTGAACATCTCCAGCATTCATACAAACGACGGTGGACTCTACAAATGCATTGCCGCTTCAAAG GTTGGATCCGCTGAACATTCTGCGCGTCTTAATGTCTATGGTCTGCCCTTCATTCGTCACATGGACAAAAAGGCTATCGTTGCTGGTGAAACTCTTCGCGTGACCTGTCCAGTAGCCGGATATCCGATCGAAAGCATCGTATGGGAGAGAGACACCAGAGTTTTGCCGATCAACAGGAAACAGAAGGTCTTCCCTAATGGCACGCTTATCATTGAGAACGTCGAGAGAATGAGCGATCAGGCTACTTACACCTGTGTTGCACGCAACGCTCAAGGCTACAGCGCAAGGGGAACATTGGAAGTTCAAGTTATGG TAGGACCGCAGTTAGCGCCGTTCACGTTCGGTGACGAGGCTGCCAACGCGGGAGATATGGCCACCGTTCAGTGCGCCGTGATCAAAGGCGATTTGCCGGTGAAGATCGTGTGGTCACTGAACGGTAGGTCTATCGATGTCGGACGCGTGTCCGGTGACCACAGTTACGACATTCCTGACATCGTCGTGACCAGAAGTAGTAAACGGATCAGCACCCTGACGATAGACTCGGTAGCCGCAAGACATGCGGGCGACTACTCGTGCACCGCGATCAACGCAGCCGGATCCGCTACGCACACGTCGGTTCTGTCAGTGAACG TACCTCCCCGCTGGATTCTGGAACCCACCGATAAGGCATTTGCTCAAGGCTCTGATGCACGTGTTGAATGTAAAGCTGATGGTTTCCCCAAGCCCCAAGTCACATGGAAGAAAGCTGCTG gAGATACACCGGGCGATTATACCGACTTGAAACTGAGCAACCCAGATATCAGCGTTGAGGATGGAACTCTgtcaattaataatattcagaaGACGAACGAAGGCTACTATCTGTGCGAGGCTGTAAATGGAATTGGCGCAGGACTTTCGGCTGTTATCTTCATCTCCGTTCAGG CACCACCCCACTTTGAGATCAAACTGAAGAACCAGACAGCACGACGTGGAGAACCTGCTGTACTGCAATGCGAGGCTCAAGGCGAAAAACCAATTGGTATTTTATGGAACATGAACAACAAGAGACTGGACCCGAAGAGCGATTCTCGTTACACCATCCGCGAAGAGATTTTGGCTAACGGTGTACTGTCTGATCTGAGCATCAAGAGAACTGAGAGAAGCGACTCTGCCCTTTTCACCTGCGTTGCCACCAATGCCTTTGGAAGCGATGACACCAGCATCAACATGATTGTACAAG AGGTTCCTGAAGTACCATACGGCTTGAAGGTATTAGACAAATCCGGACGATCGGTTCAATTATCCTGGGCAGCACCATACGACGGAAACAGCCCCATAAAACGCTATGTCATTGAATACAAAATCAGCAAAGGCTCTTGGGAAACTGACATTGACAGAGTACTGGTACCCGGATCGCAACAGAACGTAGCTGGCGTTTTCAACCTGAGACCTGCCACCACATATCACCTGAGAATTGTTGCTGAGAATGAAATTGGTGCATCCGACCCGTCTGATACTGTTACAATTATCACTGCCGAAGAAGCTCCTAGCGGACCACCAACCTCTGTTCGCGTTGACGCTCTTGACCAGCACACTCTTAAG GTAACATGGAAACCACCCCCACGCGAAGACTGGAACGGTGAGATTCTTGGATACTACGTTGGCTACAAACTCTCTTCCTCCTCTGACTACATTTACGAAACCGTTGACTTCTCGAAGGAAGATGGAAAGGAACACCACTTGCAAATCATGAATCTGAAGACCTATACTCAATACAGCGTTGTTGTTCAAGCGTTTAACAAAGTTGGATCGGGACCAATGAGCGAGGAACGAAGACAACACACCGCCGAAGGAGTACCTGAACAACCCCCTCATGACACTACTTGCACCACCTTGACTTCCCAGACTATCAGAGTTTCCTGGATGTCACCGCCTCTTAGCGCCGCCAATGGAGTCATCACCGGATACAAG GTTATTTACGGACCATCTGACACCTGGTACGATGAGAACACCAAGGACACCAAGATCACCTCCTCCAGCGAGACCATCTTACACGGACTGAAGAAATACACCAACTACACTATGCAGGTTCTGGCTTTTACTTCTGGCGGCGATGGAGTTAAATCTGCACCTATTCACTGCCAAACGGAACAAGACG CTCCTGAAGCACCTATCGCGATCAAGGCTCTGGTTATGTCAGCTGAATCGATTCTTGTCTCGTGGCGCCCACCAAGCCAACCGAATGGAGTTATCACCCAGTATATCGTTTACACCAAGGCAGACAACGCAGAGGAACCAACTAGCCAGAAAGTACCACCGAATCAACTGACTCACGAGGCATCTGGATTGGACAAACAACGTAGATATGACTTCTGGGTAACTGCTAGTACCAACATTGGCGAAGGAGAGGCTTCAAAGATCGTGGCATTGGCACCAAGCGTTCGAG TACCGGCAAAGATCGCATCGTTTGACGACAAATTCACTGCTACCTACAAGGAAGATGTTAAATTACCCTGCCTGGCTGTCGGAGTACCTGCACCGGAAGTTACATGGAAAGTACGTGGCGCCGTTCTTCAATCTAGCGACAGACTGCGACAACTGCCCGAGGGATCTCTGTTCATCAAGGAAGTCGATCGCACCGATGCTGGAGAATACTCTTGTTATGTTGAGAACTCGTTTGGCCATGATACCGTTACTCACCAACTGATCGTTCACG CTCCCCCACACTCACCGCAAGTTACTCTTACTGCTACGACCACCAACTCGTTGACGATGAAACTGAGACCTCACCCTGCCGATAATGCTCCGATCCATGGATACACGATTCACTACAAACCAGAATTCGGCGATTGGGAAACTGCACAAATTAGCTCTACTGCTCAGAAATATACTCTTGAAAATCTGTGGTGTGGCTCAAGATACCAGATTTACGTTACTGCATATAACGG AATTGGAACCGGCGATCCTTCTGACATGCTCAACACACGTACCAAGGGCTCGAAACCGATTATTCCTGAAGCGGCTAGATTCATCGAAGTTTCCACGAATAGCATCACCCTTCATCTGAGCGCCTGGTCCGACGGTGGCTGCCCAATGCTCTACTTCGTCGTCGAACATAAGAAGAA GCACCAACAGGAATGGAATCAAGTCTCGAACAATGTGAAACCCGGTGGAAACTTTGTCGTTTTGGATTTGGACCCTGCTAGCTGGTATCACTTGCGCGTTACTGCTCACAATAATGCTGGTTTCGCTGTAGCCGAGTATGAATTCGCGACACTGACCGTAACCGGAG GTACGATCGCACCCCCTGTACGCAATAGTGGCAACGACAACACGGATGTCAGGCGTTATTTCCCCTGGTTACCTAGCTGGCTCGACGTGAACGTTGTGGTACCGGTGGGAGCTACGGTTATTGTGATTATTGTAGGCATAGTTGTGATTTGCGTCGCGCTGTCTAGGAGAACTCGAGGTCCGGAACAAACACGGCTGCGAGGTATCTCATCAGCCGACGAGAAATATTACGAAGGACAAT ACGATGTGGTATATCAGCAAACTGGAGTTGGCGGAGCTACCCTTGACAAACGCAGGCCCGATCTTCGTGACGAACTTGGATATATCGCCCCACCGAATCGCAAACTGCCCCCTGTTCCTGGCTCAAATTATAACACCTGCGATCGCATCAAGCGAGGTACAGTGATAA GTGGAACAGGCTCGATAAGAAGCCACTCGACGTGGGATCCCAGACGACATATGTACGAAGAATTGAATCATTGCGCACCGAATCGAAGATGTCCACCACCACCCCGTATGGGCAGTGCCGAAGCTCTCTCCCACAGAG GCATGGAGGATGAGATCTGCCCGTATGCTACCTTCCACCTTCTTGGATTCCGCGAAGAAATGGACCCCAGCAAGGCTATGCAATTCCAGACCTTCCCTCACCCTGGCAATGGACACTCTGGTACCATGGGACCACCTGTTGGACATCCTACTAACGCTTCTGCTCACAGCCGCTCTGGATCTCAGTCTATG ccACGTCAAAATGGTCGTTACTCTCGAGTTCCATCCCAAGGAGGTGGCAGCGGAACCCATAACGTCTTCTCTCCTGAATACGATGACCCGGCAAATTGCGCTCCTGAAGAAGATCAATATGGCTCTCAATACGGACAATACGGCGCTCCCTATGATCATTATGGATCTCGTGGCTCTGTTGGACGTCGCAGTGTAGGATCAGCCCGCAATATTCCCGTTTCTGGATCACCCGAACCACCCCCACCACCACCAAGGAACCACGACCAGAACAACTCCAGTTTCAACGACAGCAAAGAAAGCAACGAGATCAGCGAAGCAGAGTGTGATCGCGACCAACTTGTGAACCGCAACTACGGCG tGAATGCTCGCGGCAAGGACGGCATGACCACCGAGGAGATGCGTAAACTCATAGAGAG AAACGAAGCCCCCAGCCGGCAAACCGGCGCCGGCCACGGCGGTCACGGGGGACTCCTCACACCCTACGATACTGTGGCAGTGTAA